The Methylomicrobium lacus LW14 genome window below encodes:
- a CDS encoding Sec-independent protein translocase subunit TatA — protein sequence MGISVTKLLIVLGIAVVLFGTKRLRNAGSDIGAAIKNFRSAVKDGESDKDETESGSAIDGEVTDRKKEE from the coding sequence ATGGGAATCAGTGTTACTAAATTATTGATCGTGCTGGGCATCGCGGTCGTTCTGTTCGGTACCAAGCGCCTCAGAAACGCCGGTTCTGACATCGGCGCCGCCATCAAAAATTTCCGCTCGGCGGTCAAGGACGGCGAAAGCGATAAGGACGAAACGGAATCGGGTTCGGCGATCGACGGTGAAGTGACCGATCGCAAGAAAGAGGAATGA